A region of the Zhihengliuella halotolerans genome:
AAACGCAGCTCGAGATCGACTTCCGATCCCTCTGCCGCGCCGATCAGTGCCACACCCAGCTCCGCTGGTGCGGCGATCGTGTCCTCGACCGTCCTCATACTCCCCGGGCTGCGCCCGAGGTCCTTGACCGAGAAGGTCAACGGCGAGCTGCGATCGACTCCGTGTGACGACGGGTGATCATTTCGCGTGTCGCTGATGAGAACTCCTGTAGAACATAGACCGACATTACATCTTAGCCGCTATCGGCCTGCGGCCCAAACCGGGCCGACACGGCGCGTCGGGCTCCAGCCATTCTTTCACGGCCGGCGGCGGGCACGCGCGCTGCAACGGCACGGCACCATGTGAGCTACAGCTCCTTTGCGAACTCCTTGAGCCACGGCTTCAGGCCGGAACCGAGGTCCTCGCGCGCGCAGGCCAGTTCGACGACGGCCTTGAGGTAGCTGAGCTTGTCGCCGGTGTCGTAGCGCCGCCCGGTGAACTTCACCGCGTAGACCCCTCCGCCGGGGGTCGTGTCCTGCGCCAAGGTCTCGAGAGCGTCGGTGAGCTGAATCTCCCCGCCGCGGCCGGGACCGGTCTGCTCGAGGACCTCGAAGACCTTCGGCGAGAGCACGTAGCGGCCGATGATCGCGAGGTTCGACGGCGCGTCCTCTGGGGCCGGCTTCTCGACGAGCCCGTTGACCTTGACGTAGTCCTCACCATCGATCTCCGTGACGTCGGCGCAGCCATACGCGCTGATCGACTCGGGCTCGACCTCCATCAGGGCGACGACAGAGCCGCCCGTGGCGATCTGGACCTTCATCATCTCCTCGAGCAGCGACTCCTGCTCGCCGATCAGGTCGTCGCCGAGCAGAACCGCGAAGGCCTCGTCGCCGACGTGGCGCTTGGCGCAGAGCACGGCGTGGCCGAGACCCTGCGGGTCGATCTGGCGCACGAAGTGGATGTCGCCGAGCGCGGTAGCCTCGTTCACGAGGGCCAGCTTCTCGTCGTCTCCCTTGGCCGCGAGAGACGCCTCAAGACCGGGAACCCGGTCGAAGTGATCCTCGAGTGCTCGCTTGGACCGGCCCGTGATCATCAGGACGTCCTGCAGCCCCGCCCGCACGGCCTCGGCCACGACGTACTGGATCGCGGGGCGGTCGACGACCGGCAGCATCTCCTTCGGCATCGCCTTGGTCGCTGGCAGGAAGCGTGTTCCGAGTCCTGCCGCGGGGATGACGGCCTTGGTAATCTGTCGGTTTTCGGTCATTCTGCGTGTCCTTCCGTCTACTGCGTGAATCGTTGCGTCGCGGGGGCCGCCTGGCCCCGTCGTGAAGTTCAGTGGGTTGAGTTCAAGCGGTTCAGCACGGCCCGCGGAACATAGTCCGAGATGTCCCCGCCCAGGGAGTGGACTTCCTTGATGAGCGTCGAGGAGACGTGAGTGTACTGGTTGTCGGCCAGCAGGAACACCGTTTCCACGCCCGTCAGGTGCCGGTTCATGGCGGCCATAGGGGCCTCGTACTGGTAGTCCGTGACGTTCCGCAGGCC
Encoded here:
- the galU gene encoding UTP--glucose-1-phosphate uridylyltransferase GalU encodes the protein MTENRQITKAVIPAAGLGTRFLPATKAMPKEMLPVVDRPAIQYVVAEAVRAGLQDVLMITGRSKRALEDHFDRVPGLEASLAAKGDDEKLALVNEATALGDIHFVRQIDPQGLGHAVLCAKRHVGDEAFAVLLGDDLIGEQESLLEEMMKVQIATGGSVVALMEVEPESISAYGCADVTEIDGEDYVKVNGLVEKPAPEDAPSNLAIIGRYVLSPKVFEVLEQTGPGRGGEIQLTDALETLAQDTTPGGGVYAVKFTGRRYDTGDKLSYLKAVVELACAREDLGSGLKPWLKEFAKEL